From Pedobacter indicus, a single genomic window includes:
- the mltG gene encoding endolytic transglycosylase MltG: protein MQTEKKNSRKKSLPFILIILFIIGLLAGYFGYILYQRLMGPNVTSEQEYLYIPTGSGFEDLMQNIAENKIVKDTAGFRWVAEQKEYPSHVKPGKYKLEEGMNNRTLLNMLGAGLQEPVNLQFQNIRLKENFAAYLAKHLEPDSAAFSTILNDDSLAVKHGFTTENIFTMFIPNTYEFYWNTSVDDFFERMAAEYETFWNDERLARADSVGLSQIEVSILASIVKGEALHTDEMPEIAGLYINRLRRGMLLQADPTVIFATQDFSIRRVLNRHLRTPSPYNTYIHKGLPPGPIMMPSIASIDAVLNFNEHDYIYMCAKDDFSGYHNFATNVRDHLVNARKFQRALDERNIMQ from the coding sequence ATGCAAACGGAAAAGAAGAATTCAAGAAAGAAAAGCCTTCCCTTTATTCTAATTATTTTATTCATTATTGGACTGCTAGCAGGCTATTTTGGATATATCCTCTATCAACGACTCATGGGGCCTAATGTTACCAGTGAGCAGGAATATCTTTATATCCCTACCGGTTCAGGCTTCGAAGACTTGATGCAGAACATCGCTGAGAACAAAATAGTTAAAGACACTGCTGGGTTTCGCTGGGTAGCCGAACAAAAAGAATACCCCTCACATGTCAAACCAGGGAAATATAAACTAGAAGAAGGCATGAATAATCGCACGCTATTGAATATGCTAGGAGCGGGTCTTCAGGAGCCGGTTAATCTTCAGTTTCAAAACATCCGACTTAAAGAAAACTTCGCTGCGTATCTTGCTAAGCACTTAGAACCCGATTCTGCAGCATTTAGTACCATTCTTAATGATGACTCCTTAGCAGTCAAGCATGGCTTTACAACCGAAAACATCTTTACGATGTTCATACCAAATACCTACGAATTTTACTGGAATACTTCTGTTGATGACTTTTTTGAACGCATGGCGGCAGAATACGAAACTTTCTGGAATGACGAGCGCCTAGCGAGAGCCGACTCTGTAGGATTGAGTCAGATCGAAGTTAGTATTCTGGCTTCTATCGTCAAAGGAGAAGCACTACACACCGACGAGATGCCAGAGATCGCTGGTTTATACATCAATCGCCTGCGTAGAGGCATGTTACTTCAAGCAGATCCAACCGTCATTTTTGCAACACAGGATTTTAGTATCCGAAGGGTCCTCAATCGCCACTTACGAACTCCTTCACCGTACAATACCTATATTCATAAGGGATTGCCCCCTGGGCCTATCATGATGCCAAGCATTGCTTCCATCGATGCGGTTTTAAACTTCAACGAACATGACTATATTTATATGTGCGCGAAGGATGATTTCTCTGGATATCATAATTTTGCAACCAATGTACGCGATCATCTAGTCAATGCAAGAAAATTCCAGCGCGCTCTTGATGAACGAAATATAATGCAATAA
- a CDS encoding acyl-CoA thioesterase, which translates to MFTFKCNIRVRYGETDQMGYVYYGNYAEYYEVARVEMLRSLGTSYKDMEDSGVMMPVLDLFCKYIKPGRYDENLTITVSIKEKPGVRIKFHYEIHNEQNELINLGETTLVFVDMESGRPCMPPDDFQTRLSPYFS; encoded by the coding sequence ATGTTTACATTCAAATGCAACATCCGCGTTCGGTATGGTGAAACCGATCAAATGGGATATGTCTATTATGGCAATTATGCCGAATATTATGAAGTAGCTCGTGTAGAAATGCTTCGAAGCTTAGGTACGTCCTATAAAGACATGGAAGACAGTGGCGTTATGATGCCAGTACTAGACTTATTTTGCAAATATATCAAGCCTGGTCGCTATGACGAAAATCTTACCATCACGGTCAGTATCAAAGAAAAACCAGGAGTACGAATTAAGTTTCATTATGAAATCCATAACGAACAAAACGAGTTAATCAACCTTGGAGAAACAACCCTCGTATTTGTCGATATGGAGAGCGGCAGACCTTGTATGCCTCCAGACGATTTCCAAACTCGCTTATCTCCATACTTCTCTTAA
- a CDS encoding YihY/virulence factor BrkB family protein, with amino-acid sequence MSNRLHNTLLKFKPYDYFIEWTKVVVLPGFGSLPLYTVAVFFFQEIARESLLNKAAALAYNFLLAIFPGVIFLFTLIPYIPVDNFQEQLLSFIALALPENAYEVIQSTLEDIVINQNRGLLSFGFIAALFFSTNGLTSLMNAFNKASLISETRGWFRQRLVSIGLSFMVVVALAIGFTIITISSHIFTYIKSLMDIAESFWLNLIYVTRWFILAAVYLFTVSMVYKFGPASSKRWKFFSPGATLATILAILVFWGFAYYINHFNAYNRLYGSIGTLIVIMIWLYLNSLILLIGFELNAAIELSKRSIKIVKPRFNSFKSDKPVEERYKRF; translated from the coding sequence ATGTCTAACAGATTGCATAATACCTTGCTTAAGTTTAAGCCATATGATTATTTCATCGAATGGACCAAGGTCGTTGTGCTACCCGGTTTCGGCTCATTACCTCTATACACAGTTGCTGTCTTCTTTTTCCAAGAGATTGCCCGAGAATCACTATTAAATAAAGCAGCTGCACTTGCTTACAATTTTTTGCTCGCGATATTTCCCGGTGTCATCTTTCTGTTTACATTAATACCATACATTCCGGTCGATAATTTTCAGGAACAACTTTTATCATTTATTGCATTAGCTCTACCTGAGAATGCTTACGAAGTAATCCAGTCTACACTCGAAGATATCGTCATCAACCAGAACCGCGGATTACTATCATTCGGTTTTATAGCTGCATTATTTTTCTCCACCAACGGACTAACATCCCTAATGAATGCGTTTAATAAAGCTTCCCTAATTTCCGAAACGCGAGGGTGGTTTCGTCAGCGTTTAGTTTCCATTGGACTATCCTTTATGGTCGTTGTTGCCCTAGCAATTGGCTTTACAATCATCACCATTTCCAGCCATATTTTCACATACATAAAATCTCTGATGGACATTGCCGAAAGTTTCTGGTTAAACCTTATTTACGTAACGCGGTGGTTTATTTTGGCTGCCGTGTACTTGTTTACTGTCAGCATGGTATATAAATTTGGCCCCGCATCATCTAAGCGATGGAAATTTTTCAGTCCTGGTGCCACACTCGCCACTATTTTAGCCATTCTCGTTTTTTGGGGGTTTGCTTATTACATTAACCATTTTAATGCATACAACCGTCTTTATGGATCCATCGGAACCCTCATAGTTATCATGATCTGGCTCTACCTTAATTCATTAATATTACTAATTGGCTTTGAACTCAATGCGGCTATTGAATTATCTAAACGAAGCATCAAAATCGTGAAACCTCGCTTCAACTCCTTCAAAAGCGACAAACCCGTTGAGGAACGTTATAAACGCTTTTAA
- a CDS encoding sugar phosphate isomerase/epimerase family protein, with translation MTNRKVFLQQSALLAAGVLMGSACTNSPSTQNGKQTPKDIGLQLFTLREIIEKDVRGVLQKVAEIGYSDIEPFGFTSQNGFWGFSPTEFKQVLTDLGLKSSSGHYGFDEFLRTDEKTDLMAIIEAAKTIGNEYVTLPWLSDDLHANTDMYKHVADKMNQIGEICKELGLKFAYHNHDFEFEQLEDGGKGYDIFLTECDPKLVDFELDLYWIIRTGNDPIALFDAHPGRFTMWHVKDIDKANSELNTEIGSGSIDFQPIYDAREKSGLKHMFVEQENFSIDAFESIKQSYDFINTQWS, from the coding sequence ATGACCAATAGAAAAGTATTTTTACAACAATCAGCATTACTTGCGGCTGGTGTATTAATGGGATCTGCTTGCACAAACTCGCCGAGCACCCAAAATGGCAAACAAACACCAAAGGACATCGGACTTCAACTGTTCACTTTACGCGAAATTATAGAAAAGGATGTGAGAGGCGTCCTCCAAAAAGTAGCAGAGATAGGATATAGCGATATCGAGCCATTTGGTTTTACTAGTCAAAACGGCTTCTGGGGATTCAGCCCGACGGAATTTAAACAAGTATTGACTGATCTGGGACTAAAAAGCTCTAGTGGGCATTACGGCTTTGACGAGTTTCTTCGTACCGATGAAAAAACAGATCTAATGGCAATTATTGAGGCCGCAAAAACAATCGGGAATGAATACGTCACCCTCCCCTGGCTATCGGACGATCTGCATGCCAATACAGATATGTACAAGCATGTCGCCGATAAAATGAACCAAATAGGTGAAATCTGTAAAGAATTAGGTCTAAAATTCGCATATCATAATCATGATTTTGAATTCGAGCAGCTTGAAGATGGAGGCAAAGGTTACGACATTTTCCTAACTGAATGTGATCCCAAGCTAGTCGACTTCGAATTGGATTTGTATTGGATAATCCGAACGGGTAACGACCCCATCGCATTGTTCGACGCCCATCCAGGCAGGTTCACCATGTGGCATGTTAAAGATATTGATAAAGCAAATTCAGAATTAAATACAGAAATCGGTTCTGGAAGTATCGATTTTCAACCGATTTACGATGCAAGAGAAAAATCCGGATTAAAACACATGTTTGTCGAACAAGAAAACTTCTCTATTGACGCATTTGAAAGCATCAAACAAAGTTACGACTTCATTAACACCCAATGGAGTTAA